The genomic stretch TGCAGCAATAATAATCATAATTGGCATGATACAGCAGCCCAGAAACAGTGGTTGTTCCTGCACTTTTGTAATAAGATGAATAAATCCTTCTATTAAAGGGAAacctgaaatgaaataatttcacacaggcagggaagaggaaCCAAATATAGGCTCTGAGGGGCCAGATACTGGCTCTTCTGAGATCAACTGGAGTTTTACAGCTAATTCCAGTGAAACAAGAATTGAGACCAGAGGAGTGTAGGAACAGGGATAGATTTTGTGCTGTCTTAGCTGTGGATGTCCTGAGATCATACCAGATATGCATATATTGTATCATAATACCATAATGTGACCAGCTAGtagggggaaagaagaaagtcaGACCATTAGAATGATCCAGGATCATATGGGATAACTTTGTGACACTACATAATGTGCAATAAGCAACCCTGTTTTTTCAGGATCAGCAAAGAAAGGGGGTGATCGTGGCTTCGGACAGTAACTTTTCCATGGCTGTTGCTTACCATGCCTCAGAGCTCCGTATTCCAGTGTTTGTCATCATGTCAAccagcacatccccagccaGAGTGAAAATGTGCCGTGAGTACAGTGCCATGGTTATATCCTATGGCACTACAGCTAAGGATTCCCAGACGCACGCAAGAAGGTTGGCACAGGAGAATGGTTATCTCTACCTCGAAGAGTAAGTGCAGAGTCAGACTGATTAGCAAGATTACATTAGATacttttgcagctctgcagaaacaattactttaattaaaaattgatCACAGGTCATCAAAATGTTCCCATAACCTAGAGTATGGACAGTTACATATTCCTAGGCACAAATCATGAATCTTTCTATAACAGCTGGGGATGGAAAATATAGTCTTCCCCCAAATTAGGCAAACTTCCTGAATAGGAATTATATGGGCTAGCATGATAATGGATATATGCTAACTTTTTATGAACCCTGTAAGAAACCATTACAGCTAGCATTCATTTTTGGTCTCTGTTTGGTGTAAGGTGGCTGAAAGCTACTTCAGTGCAAAGGGTTCAGTGGCATAGTGTAGAGCAAAGAAAGGTTAATGCTGTGAAATTTCCACATATCCCATGTGAGTGACAAAACTGTGATTATGCCTTGAAAAAAGATTATTAAGAGGTTACTTCACACGTATATTTAAAGTAGCTAAGGATGAGTATAAATTTAACTTTGAAGTATTTAAGGTTATTGAACAAGAGGaatataataaaaacattattaGAATAAGACAACggacaaaaatatttagaactgatccattttccctttttttcctttttttttctctgtagtctcttctgcctttccattcccttttctttcattttcctacCTTTCTTTCAAGtgagattttcaaaagcatggaGGGATGAATCATTAGCATGAGGTCGCTGGCAGTCCCTCTGATGCACTGAGCTGGAATGTtattctccatccctgtcaaTGCCTCAATCTCCATCCCTTTCAATGCAGGCTTCATCCACCACTTTGTGTTTGTAAGGCACCTACTACAGCAAGTGTGCGTTCCCTTTCAGCTGCTAGGCACTACTAAATTAAACATAGTAATAATGAGTAATGTTGCTTGGAAATAGAATGTCAGGATGAGCAGAATGGAGAAAGTCCTCATTTGTTTCCCAGCTGGTTTGTTGGGAAGGCAATATTAAAAACTGTACTCTTCAGCTACCCTGTTAGCTCTGCCAACAGCAGGTGGCTCACAGGGCTGGTTGGTCTGCCTTGTCCATTACCAAGGGCACAACCTTGTCCCAGACTGGGACTTTCAAAGAAACCTAAGGGAATGAGGTGCCCTAGATCCCACTGAATTTTAAACCCATTTAATCTGTCTTTGAAAACCACTTTGCTTTCCATAACTTGGTGATTTCCAAATTCCTGTCAGCGATTTTTCAATCGATGCGTTAACTCCCAGCCAGCTTGCACCACCTATCATGTTTGCACATAAGAAAAGTGTCATTGTAATTTCATATTTAATCATCCCCTTCTCCCCAGGTAATTATTTATATTGCACAATGTAGATATTCTCCAGGTTCACGAAGCTCCAGGGACAACACATGTGGAGAACTTCAGTATGTAGTATTGAGGAACTTGAAATGTACATGTTACCATTAATAATATCAAAGCATTTTGATTTACTTCAGGTTACAAGTAAGTAACAGGTATTTCAGGTTACCAGAAACAGAGTTATTTAGTCTGTTACTCTGTTTATTTAAGACTTCATAGATGTAATTTTTCACActctagagaagaaaaaaagaatagaaaatccCTTACTACTCTTGTAAGCCTCTTCATAATGGGATGCCTGAAAACATACTTTGTTAGGTGTAGACTGGGAGAGCTTTCCCAGAGAGATGTATGCATATATGGATAGCCAGTCACCTTCAAGGCGTGCTGACACACATTCATTGTCACTAACCAAAGCTGTCTGTAAAACGTCAGCTGATCTCCTGTGCTTTAGAATGGAACTTCTGAAAcgtcattttctttcagtttgattCTAGGTTGCATGAAATCCCTAGCAATTTGGTCTCTGGATTTCCTTAACCAAAAATTcgttcttttcttcctgaaatagaCATTGTGTGCCTGTGTTTGGTTTTACCTGCATAGGTGATGTCCTGTGTAGGGTGTGTCAATGCCAGTTCTTCCCATTTCTTGAGCACAATTAAAATACTATGTTGTGAAAATGATCGTGCCAGAATTCAATTAGAGGAAGGAAACTTTTTATCCAACTGCAACTTCCTGTGAAATTCCAGGAATTAAGTGTGATTTTTCAAATTGGAATTCAATCATTAAGTCTACCTAATTGCTGCCTAGGTGACATGGGATTTTTAGTAACTATAGGTGTTCAGAACCTCATTATAAATGCAATGTGAATATTGCTAGTGAGTAACACAATACCTCTGGGATGATGTGAGAAATGTTGATTTGTGATTCAGAAGCACAGTTTTCAGTTACTAGTGAAGTTTTACTCGTAAATTCAATATTCCAGGTCCTCATTCATTTTTGCAGGTTCCCGTTGTTTCCCACATGACCGTGGCAGAGGTAACTCTGCAAACTCAATTCTGAATGTTATTTGTGAATAAGAATTTTTCACGAGACCAGAACTGTTCACGGGACCAGTAATATATTTTGCCACAAATAAGAAAAGGGAGAGAGCTCCTTCAGTATCTTGATAAAGACAATAAATTCAAGGGTTCAGTTACTCATCCCACAATGACAGTCTTTAGCTGTGCTATGGGAACTTGCCGTGTTTTGCTACGTATGTGAGGTAACTTCTCCAGAGGGCCTTGCTTTCCACTTTGCAGGCATCCTGTGCTAAGCCTCTCTGTGCATGTCTAGCAGTAATAAAGGCTTAGCTTCGTAGTACCCAAATGCTCCGTGTCAAGTAAATCAGGTGAAGTAATTTGATCTATAATTCTGCTTGCTTATCCATTTggcagaaaaagcagaacttacAAGCATACAAAGATCTCCtaatttgggggatttttttgttcatATACCATTCTACATTTACATCATTGctaacttttaaataaaatgcaaaccaGCTTTTAGAAATAGATCCAAGTCAATTGTGACTGTGCAGTGGACTTCTCTGCAGACTTTTGACTCTGCCCATCCCTGTTTCTGCTCATTATAATACCTTTGCCTGAAAGTGTTTTACCAGTGAGTATTTTGGCATGACTAAATGCTTCTTTTACCCTTCCAGAGTCTTCCAGAATAATGTGAAGGTATCAGATGTTGGCCCTGGATTGTGGAAAGGCTTAAATCTGTTGGAATCTGTTTAGTATTTGTGAGGTTGAATGCAGTGTTTATATTTCATGAAAATTCCCATTCATCACAAGTACTAAATTCcacttataaaaaaaaaaaaaagatttccgTTTGAGACTCTGTTTTTAGTTTGGACTGCAACATTAAGAATTTAGGAAGCTGAAGGAAGTGATGGCAGTGGAAACATGACTTTTGTCTCACCAGTTCTGTAGACACCCGATGCTGGTAACAACAGAGATGAGTGCTCTTCAGCCTGAAGGCTATTTGTGGGGTTTGTCAATGGCCCAAGTTTTCCCCCAGTAGGTAACAGCACGCAATGGTCTATCTGATGCAGTGTCCTGTTGTACTGCCTCCTTCCTGCATTGTGCTTGTGATTTACTGTCACGTCTTTCCCTGCTGAATAATGTCCTCAAAGTAGTAGATTGAACTATTGTTGTGTTGACTACTGTGAACCCTGAGCTGTGCCCTTCCTTCCTACAGGGAGGATAGTGCTGTGTACCTGTCAGGCCTGGGAACTGTGGGACTGGAGGTGTACGAGCAGGTGCCAAAGCTGGACGCGGTGATTTTCCCTGCAGGAGGCCACTGTGGCTTGCTGGCAGGGTCGGCTGCTGCGCTCAAACACCTCAACCCACATATTTCTGTAATTGTAAGTTTCCTTTAACCTACAAAGCATTGCATTTTAACAGCTTTGCCACAGCTATTTTCAAAGGACACTGGTATCTAGTGGTAACAATACACTGGTATCTACTGCTACACCGGCAGAGGCTGCATGTGCTGGTGACAGGGACTATCTGATCCTATGGGCTTCACCTAGGAGAAGAGACTCTGAGAGCCTGGGAAGCCTCTTGTACTTTGGCTGCTTGGctggatttaaaaaacaatggGGGAAAGACTCttccaaaggaaatgaaatccaGTTCTGTgtcttgaaataatttcttactgGAGAAGTTTGGCCCTAAATAAAACACAGGATAAGTTTAATGATAGTACAGTTATTATTCAATTtgaaatttattattaatttgaaAAGGAAGATTTGTGCAGCTTTTTTGGTATCCACTTTGGTGGTGATTTCTGTTATAACTGGATcaataaaatgttaaaacacTTGTCTTCCCCAGGGGGTTGAGTCTGAAAGTTTCCCTGTATTGCAACAGTCCTTAAAAGCTGGCCATCCGATTGAAGACCAGGCTTGCAGCAATCATCACTTTTATGGAGGTAAGAAAATGCATTATTCTTTTGGAAGTAAAACAAAGTTTGTAATTGATTTCTTCAACCATATGATTTTCTCAATAATTCAGttcaaacatattttaaaggaaatctttGAAGAGTCAGAATTTAATTCAAGCTGTAGAGGCAACTTCTACCACATTtctcccaccacctccctggggtACAATACTGTTCACAGTGCACGTGAAATGTTCAGGTGAATGCTTAGAAATATTAAGAGTATTTATCTGACCATTGTGCTCACAAACAGCACCTTAACCAGTGAAGTCAATGGGAAAGCTCTTATGTAAAAGACTGATGTGtaagaaggcagaaaaatgcTGTGCTTAAATATTTAGActtagaaaactgttttctgaacAACAGTGTTTATAAACAATAGAGTTGTTTCCATATTGTTTGCTCGAAAACCCTCAACTGTTAAGCAATGTAAAAACATTCTGTTTACCTGATGTCCAAATCTCTGGAAGCTCTGGGTTAAATAGGAGTTTCATAAACAACTCTCTTGGTAAGCTCTACCTGGCTCTGCACTCCTTTGCTAACTGTCCTGCTATAGGTAACAAACCTGGTGCCATGCTTCAAGCGGTGAAAAGTGCTGGCTGCAAGGTCACTCTTGCAGTGCAACGACGCTAGTGGAGAATCAAAACTTTCTTAAAGGGGTCCAAAATGCCAAAATCTTCCTGCGAGATTTGGTCTTTCTTTATCAAAAGTATTTCTGTCACACAAAAAAGTCAAGCAACTTAATATCGTATGACAGCTGTGTGCTGCACTTGTTAAGGAGACAAAAAAGCCAGAGATCTGAAAAATGTTGAACTTGTCTAAAGCAGCCAGCTtcatatttttgccttttgaaaTCTGCAGATGTGAGTGGACTTTGCTTTGGCAGCAATTCTTTGCAGCTGACTGGGAAACTTGTGGATAAAGTTGTTGCTGTGAGGTGGGTAAACAAAAACAGTGAAATTAATAATACTGGGTGAGCATTGCTGTGCGTGAAAAACGTGCTGTATTACCAGGGTATGGTGGTTCTTCACATACAGTGGAGAGCAGGTTGGCAGGAGTTGCCATCATGCGCATGCTGTGACAGCATGGTGGTGGTAGGGTGCCTTTCCTTCCAAGAGGGGCACAGAAGACACTGAACCCAATTCCACATATAGAATCGTAGATTATCTCAAGCTGGGAGAGACCCATAAAGGACCATtgagtccaactccctgctcctcacaggagtACCTAATACTAAGCCTTGTGACTAAAAGCATCATTCAAACTGACCCCTTCGGGCCAAAACTTCCCCTGCTGCTAGTATCTGGTCGTGCATCTGGGTGTAAAATTTGTCCTGGCTGTATTCTACAACACTTGAAGGCAGCCTTTGACAAAACGCTTCTAAATCTTCACAGAAAGGCCAAGTTGGCAGAAGATACTTACCACTAGGATTTAGCTAGCACAATGTTTCTGGTTAAAATGCTACCCTCTCTTTCAGTTAATATCAAGACTGAGATATACATTAACCCTGGCAGCACAGCTTTTGGTAACACTACTTTGGGGTCATATGTACCTGGGAGAGTGAAAGGAATCCAGTTATACATAAATGTATTGTCTTCTGCTATTGGTATctcgttttgttttgttttgacacAAGTCTTTTGCTTTCAGGGAGGAGGACATCCTCATTTCTATGCTGAGACTGCTGGAGTATGAGCGAGCCACAGTTGATGCAGAAGGGGCCATTGGCCTTGCAGCAGTTGTTGCAGGGAAGCTACCAGAGTTGAAGGGTAAAAGGTATGGCAGCTATTGCAAACAAGGAACTGTGGCAAAAGCATATGAACATGTGGCAAAACAGAGAACATGTAGCAAAGCAGGGAACTGTGGCACTCAAGGGGCTGAGTGCCTTGGTCCCAGGAAACGGAGAGAAGCTGCTTGTCTTATGAGTGATGAGGCAGTTTGTGCCCATGAACTGGCAATGGGCTTAGTATCTGTGGCACCTACTTAAGGCTGAAGAGATCACTCACAGGTCAGAAGACCATGTTGAACAAGACTAATGTCAGCATGGAGACCTGACAAATCTTGTAATTTTCCTGTATTCTCTAATGGCTGGGGAAAGGTAGTTACACACAGCTCCACGAGGCATGGTCACATCTGCCAGGAGAGCATCCTGATCTTGTCAGACTGTTGGCCTCTTTCATTCCACGTGTGGAAATTAGCCCTGTCTGTGGTGGGACAAGAGGTAAGCTGTCTTCTGCAGTTGCTCAGTGGCAGCTGCCTCATGACCCCGAGAACTGCCCAGATAGTCAATGGGATTACATTTGTGCTTAGTGTTTAAAGTGTGGGTAAGTGCCTTCTTGTATCTGGGATTGAGTAATCGGTGCTTAAGCAGATTGAGTCTTGGCTCAGGACATAGTCCAGAATGTATGCCTTGAACATACATGTTGTCTAACCATCGATAGGGTGAGACTTGGAACCTCCAGGGAAAATGATGTCACGTTTTTAAAATTTGACACAGGGCTAGAATTTTCCAGCTGATTATCTCTAATcaaaccaacacccccaggaaatgcaaaatgaaaacaaaatttcaggCCAACTAATGCAGCCCGCTTCTaggctcctgctgcctgcacacagTGGCTACTGAGAGCCAGGAGCCCCACTGACACTTAATACATACTTACTGAAGGGTGGTCTAGCCGATCCTAAGCTGATATTGAATACAGTGTCTGTGATTTGTGGTTCCTTTGCACAGACAAGTGCTAATCaaaaatcctgtttttctttctgtttccagagTGGCAGTTGTCATATGCAGTGGAAACTTGGAATTAcatttgctgcagcagtgcatAGCTCGTGCCCTGACCCTTGATAACAGAGTGTGCAGATTTTCCCTTGTGCTTTCTGACTGCCCAGGAGACATTTCAAAGCTACTAGAGGTTTTGGCTCGGGAAGAAGTAAGGTAAATCAGACTTGGAGTAGGGAAATATAATCACAGAGTAGCACAAAGATTATTAAAGATTTGGACGTGTTTCCAAATGTTCTCTGAAGTCAAGTCTGTAAGTAACTAAATAAtcaaaggggtttttttcttgttatatttttaaaaaacccttttaTTTCCCTCATTTTTCTTGGAATGTGAAAGCACCTTTGCAGCATAAAGTGTCAAATATAAAAGGCAGCAAAGATAGTTACTGTCAAGAGACAGAAACTGTTTTACAATGACAAGGGCTTGTTGTGATCTCTAATTTATCCCTGTTTGATCTAGAGTTTTGGATATCAAACAAGAACGCGCATTTGTGACATCTGAGCTCTTCACTGTTGAGGTAAGATGAGACGCGAtttcagtttctccaggagCATTGGCCCTCCGTAGTTTATTCTGTTTTCCAATATCTCTATATGACTATGTTGAAGAAGTCCAGTACAGTGTGTACAATGATTTGGGGAGCCATGTGataatttcttctgtgttaTACAGCATCTTGCCTCACCAAATGCTCGGCAGGCATATAAATAATAGAGGGTCTGTTTTACCTGATATTGCAACACTGTGAATGAAATACTCTGGTTGTTGCTATTGCAAACCTTCCTTACCTGCGTGGTGGTGTGTTGGAGGTGGTGAACAAGCTGCATCATCCGTCCTGAACTTGAAGAGCCAGCTTTGTAGGTTCGCTGTAATTATCTGGGATCAATTTGCCTTAAAGCAATATGGAGAACACCCTTACTCTTAAGGATCCCGTATTTTTAAGTAGGGCCTCAGTTTTGTTCCTTGTCCACAAAGAGCACAGAGCAAAACTATTATTCCTTTGTTGAGTATTTGATACCGTAACAGTGAGGAGGTGCTATCAGTTAATGGCATCTCTTAAAAGGATCATTTGTCTCATGGCATATTCCTTAATCAACAGGTTGGGCAAAGGTGTGGTTCCACTGGCTTGATGCTAGTACTGTCAGAGTCCAACCTGACTTTGTGAAATCACAGGTGGAGGTCAAATTAGGGATCTTTGCTAAACAGGCTTATAGCTGGAATTCAGGAGTGTTGTTGAGTAAGCAAGTTCTTCGATTTTGGCATTTAAATCTAATTCCCCACTTGAATTCAAAACCCTGCTCAGTATTTTCACTTGCAGATATAAGGAGTAGGTTAGATTAGAGGTGACAGTAGCAAAGGACTACGATGTAGTTCATGAACATTTTTCAGAACATGATATTATAATTTTTCTCAAGTGTGTAGTGCTAAAACTACATTGTTCTGCAGTGTCGTAACAATAGGCCAGTTTACTGGTTTGGGTAACTTGAAGATAATGTGACAAATCCCTTTGATTCAGTGACTTACCACTGAAAAACCCTTCTACCAAGGCTAGATTCAACAAACCCTGTAACTCTTCTAAAGTTTTcaatatgatttttaaaaagtaggGCTTGTACTTTTTATTAATTCtactaaataaattaaacaaaatccACTTTCTTAGTTTTTGATTGAGAATGTTAGACCAATTTTCCACTGTTTGTGGGACTTCTCCTATCGCTAGTCCTTGAACCGGAAAGTGCCATGTGCTATTGTCTGCCCTTTAAACAATGTATTTTCACTGACTGTCCACTTCAACGATCTGGCACTGTTGTACTAGAAGAGGATTGAAGGGAGGAATTTGAGTCCCTGAATAATTTAATTGGATGTTGGATTTGCATGATGGCTTTTAATCAATCTGGGAGAGGCTATCGGATAATTAGATGTGAAGTAGTGATTCAACTTTATAGACTTCAGTGACTTTGGAGGCACCTCTATCTGGTGACACCTAATGAATCATAAAGCTTTCCTTTGGAAACTAAACCAAAggtaataaaaaagtaaaatattggATTTATCTTTaagcatgaaaataaattcACTCTAACCAGATATAGAAAAATGTACAAATTTTCATAGTAAAGCTAACACAAATGGGGAaggttttgacttttttttttgttgttgtttataaGAACCAAAGCCCTTTCTTAGCAAAGCATTTTAAGCATTTGTTACTAAAGCAGACCTGCAAAGAAATTTGTATCATTTCCATCAGTGTAAATCACAGCACATTAAATTTAGCATATATTTAAATCTGGATCGAGAACCAAAATTATCATGTGTTGAACTGGTGGCAATAATAAGAAAGGCATTACAGCTATACACACTCCACTGTAATACATAGTTTTGACAGTGGATATAGATGATGTGTTTGACAGAACAGAGCAGTAAGTGCAGTGGCTTATTTTAAACACTAAATGAGTCCTGTCAAGATTGTCTTCTCAGTATTTAATCATCCTTTCGGATTTACCCCTTCCTTTCCAAAGGAGAGAAACTTGGCTTCTAGTCACTGCTTATCAGAAAGATAGAGCACACGGTTTTTCTTCACCTCCAGTGAAATGTCTCTCTGGTTTAGTGTTTATTCATCTGACACACACTTCATGGGAAGATCCTTGCTGATAGTCTGATTTCATGGAGTAGTAAGGACTTACTAAATTGAAGCTCTATGTTCAAACTACActttaggaaaaataacttttggAACATTTTACTGACAAAAAAATAAGagtttttttacataaaaaagaTGTTATGGTGACATTAGGTTCAGCTGATTCTTAATGGAGCGCCTTGTGCAGTGGGATTGGCTGTCAAGTACTTTTGGAACAATATGGGAATTTCTTTTGGATACTGTCAGCTCTCACCTACAGTTTAGATTCTCTTTCCTTGTGGCTCACACTGGATTTCTGTCTTGCAGAGGACTACACCTTAATTCACTCTTACCTGAGCAGTGAGGAAATGGATTCCGAAGTCCCAGTATCAAAATAGATAAGTCTTAGCAAATTGCACAAATAACCAGTCTGGTAGGCTTCACCTTTTACAACTATCAAAGCAGGATAGGTGATCAGGAATACAGGTAGAAATAAGGATAAGAGCtaagggaaaaaatatctaaTATTACTGGCTAACTGGATGTAGAAATCTGGTAATATTACCCAGTTAGTGGGAGGAAACTACAACTTGTTTTTGTGAGCTTTCCCTATTCTTTATCAGTATCAGGGTGTCTCATAGTTGGacttaggcaaaaaaaaaggaataactTTGAGCTCATCAAGTATCCAGAAAAGTCTTCTCCCCACCACTGCAACTGCAGCATAGTCAGACTGGCAGGTACAGGAGGgtcctggagcagagcagtgagGGCCTGCAAGGTCTTGAGGTGctccagcagctttgcagagaagcagctgcagtggcTGTGTTCCCTCTGACCTCAGTCCTGTTTGACATTATGGGGTTGTCTGGTTTGTTCACATCAAACCTCTTGGGAGCTTTAATCTGCCGTGGCTTTAAATAACACAGAAGAGACCAGTTGTAAAAAGAACATCCATCACATTACTTCTCCCTCTGACTGTTCAACAAAATACTAATTCATAAatcaaatactgctttttctttatgataACATTACACATTGTCCCAGTGGTGCTGCATTTCCTGGCTTACTTTGTGTGGtgtaatgccttttttttccgCATACAGTTTATTCACCTCAAGCCAGAAcccattaaattattttagtcTGCTCTGGTCAATTTGAGTAAATTGCTTTGGGTCAATGTGCATTTTGTAAAAGGCTGGAGGAGAATATTTTGGATTAGAGTCTCCAGTTGCCAACATATTCTGCATTATTGACCTGTAAAGAGAACACAGAGGAGCATGCAGCTGTCCAGCTACAGAAAGGATAGTGTCATTCCTAAAGCATTTCCTGCATGACCCTGGGCAAGGCATTGTTACTGTGCTTCAGCTCCCCATCTGCAAAATGAAGACACTTGGAGTGGGAAGTCCAACAATAACATTCCTTCTCAGTCATTTTTCCTCATTGGCATTCCACAGCAGACTAAGGTGGTACAGAACAGTTTGCTCCAGTTGCAGAAGTAAGAACCTGACTCCAGGAAGGCTGA from Lathamus discolor isolate bLatDis1 chromosome 3, bLatDis1.hap1, whole genome shotgun sequence encodes the following:
- the LOC136011139 gene encoding L-threonine ammonia-lyase-like isoform X2 — protein: MVSPRGPPRARPMDTTIPGPLLPPYGVVVGVLLRLVVYLVAVLYRDDNKIKKQDAPALCDLHCCKDGPIRNGLIGQKPPSINPERLKDFGEEDYLNGDVKTWEMKIVSRNEELLRDGLSHIPQSSSRTSLSSCNKLIRFEDISAAAFKIQCSVQKTPCMYSRLSKQYGMDIYLKKEFLQYTGSVKERGVIYLLTSLPQDQQRKGVIVASDSNFSMAVAYHASELRIPVFVIMSTSTSPARVKMCREYSAMVISYGTTAKDSQTHARRLAQENGYLYLEEEDSAVYLSGLGTVGLEVYEQVPKLDAVIFPAGGHCGLLAGSAAALKHLNPHISVIGVESESFPVLQQSLKAGHPIEDQACSNHHFYGDVSGLCFGSNSLQLTGKLVDKVVAVREEDILISMLRLLEYERATVDAEGAIGLAAVVAGKLPELKGKRVAVVICSGNLELHLLQQCIARALTLDNRVCRFSLVLSDCPGDISKLLEVLAREEVRVLDIKQERAFVTSELFTVEVTCTVETRDKIHTVQLRNALLERYPTAVWTER
- the LOC136011139 gene encoding L-threonine ammonia-lyase-like isoform X3; the protein is MNFAAQFLYSRVLKNRTPRDRSREDEEYDPFWQSYAEELLLKKDDNKIKKQDAPALCDLHCCKDGPIRNGLIGQKPPSINPERLKDFGEEDYLNGDVKTWEMKIVSRNEELLRDGLSHIPQSSSRTSLSSCNKLIRFEDISAAAFKIQCSVQKTPCMYSRLSKQYGMDIYLKKEFLQYTGSVKERGVIYLLTSLPQDQQRKGVIVASDSNFSMAVAYHASELRIPVFVIMSTSTSPARVKMCREYSAMVISYGTTAKDSQTHARRLAQENGYLYLEEEDSAVYLSGLGTVGLEVYEQVPKLDAVIFPAGGHCGLLAGSAAALKHLNPHISVIGVESESFPVLQQSLKAGHPIEDQACSNHHFYGDVSGLCFGSNSLQLTGKLVDKVVAVREEDILISMLRLLEYERATVDAEGAIGLAAVVAGKLPELKGKRVAVVICSGNLELHLLQQCIARALTLDNRVCRFSLVLSDCPGDISKLLEVLAREEVRVLDIKQERAFVTSELFTVEVTCTVETRDKIHTVQLRNALLERYPTAVWTER
- the LOC136011139 gene encoding L-threonine ammonia-lyase-like isoform X1 yields the protein MVSPRGPPRARPMDTTIPGPLLPPYGVVVGVLLRLVVYLVAVLYSYAEELLLKKDDNKIKKQDAPALCDLHCCKDGPIRNGLIGQKPPSINPERLKDFGEEDYLNGDVKTWEMKIVSRNEELLRDGLSHIPQSSSRTSLSSCNKLIRFEDISAAAFKIQCSVQKTPCMYSRLSKQYGMDIYLKKEFLQYTGSVKERGVIYLLTSLPQDQQRKGVIVASDSNFSMAVAYHASELRIPVFVIMSTSTSPARVKMCREYSAMVISYGTTAKDSQTHARRLAQENGYLYLEEEDSAVYLSGLGTVGLEVYEQVPKLDAVIFPAGGHCGLLAGSAAALKHLNPHISVIGVESESFPVLQQSLKAGHPIEDQACSNHHFYGDVSGLCFGSNSLQLTGKLVDKVVAVREEDILISMLRLLEYERATVDAEGAIGLAAVVAGKLPELKGKRVAVVICSGNLELHLLQQCIARALTLDNRVCRFSLVLSDCPGDISKLLEVLAREEVRVLDIKQERAFVTSELFTVEVTCTVETRDKIHTVQLRNALLERYPTAVWTER
- the LOC136011139 gene encoding L-threonine ammonia-lyase-like isoform X4, which produces MNFAAQFLYSRVLKNRTPRDRSREDEEYDPFWQRDDNKIKKQDAPALCDLHCCKDGPIRNGLIGQKPPSINPERLKDFGEEDYLNGDVKTWEMKIVSRNEELLRDGLSHIPQSSSRTSLSSCNKLIRFEDISAAAFKIQCSVQKTPCMYSRLSKQYGMDIYLKKEFLQYTGSVKERGVIYLLTSLPQDQQRKGVIVASDSNFSMAVAYHASELRIPVFVIMSTSTSPARVKMCREYSAMVISYGTTAKDSQTHARRLAQENGYLYLEEEDSAVYLSGLGTVGLEVYEQVPKLDAVIFPAGGHCGLLAGSAAALKHLNPHISVIGVESESFPVLQQSLKAGHPIEDQACSNHHFYGDVSGLCFGSNSLQLTGKLVDKVVAVREEDILISMLRLLEYERATVDAEGAIGLAAVVAGKLPELKGKRVAVVICSGNLELHLLQQCIARALTLDNRVCRFSLVLSDCPGDISKLLEVLAREEVRVLDIKQERAFVTSELFTVEVTCTVETRDKIHTVQLRNALLERYPTAVWTER